The Candidatus Binatia bacterium genome contains a region encoding:
- a CDS encoding YtxH domain-containing protein, with protein sequence MTLDNILQSLPTREDIAKAVGMETRNPTADVFSTLGIFGTGVLIGAALALLFAPKPGSEMRRDLSDGMQQFGRQARNAADSASESMGSESSRPSAESQSRSAYMSSGRNV encoded by the coding sequence ATGACCCTCGACAACATCCTCCAGTCTCTTCCGACTCGTGAAGACATCGCCAAGGCCGTCGGCATGGAAACCCGCAATCCGACTGCCGATGTGTTTTCTACGCTCGGGATCTTCGGCACCGGCGTGCTGATCGGCGCAGCACTGGCGCTGCTGTTCGCGCCGAAGCCTGGCAGCGAGATGCGCCGCGACCTGAGCGATGGAATGCAGCAGTTCGGCCGCCAGGCGCGAAACGCGGCCGACTCCGCGTCGGAAAGCATGGGCAGCGAATCGTCGCGACCGAGCGCGGAATCCCAGTCACGCTCGGCGTACATGTCGTCCGGCCGCAACGTCTAA